In the uncultured Erythrobacter sp. genome, CACGATTCGGTCGGCCGCAAGTTGCGGTTCCCGGTCGACACGGAGAGCAGCGGCCCCTCCGTCACACGGCCGCTGAAGCCCAACACCCCGCCTGCGTTGAACAGGTTCAGGTCGGGACGACTGATCCCCTTCGATACCGCCGCCCGAACAACGATCCCGCCGCCGTTGTCATAGCGGACGTTGAAGGATGGCAGGAAGTGATCGAAGTTGATGTCGCGGTTGTCGCGGATGAGTTCACCGGTGTGCAAGGCCGCAAATTCGGCAAGGCGTGAGCCGGTGAGCTGGCAGAAGACCTGCTGCGGAACGCCCGGGCCAGCCCCGCGGCAGGCGGCGGCGATTTCAGCCACCTGCACAGTGCCGTCACCGTTGCCGCCGACCGACGTCGCATCGAAGCGTGCCGGATCGGGGAACGCCAACAGCGAATTGTTGCTGACGTTTGTGCGAACGTACCGCAGGCCAATGTTCCCCGCGAGCGAAGCGCCTCCGTCAAAATCGGTACCGAAGTCAACGCGCGCATAGGCTGCCGAAGTGATTTCGGTGACATCGGAGACTTCTCCGGGGCAGAACGGACCGCACGCCACCGTCGTGCCATCCAGCAGCACACGGGTGCGGCCATTGACGCCGAGATTGAAGCGTTCCGGCGACTGACCCAAGGTGCTGATTTCGTCCCACTGCTGATCTGTCACGCCCGACAGATATTCGCCAAGGAAGTCATCACCGCCATAGAAGAACGCACCGCCACCCGCGATCGGGGTGCTTGCTTCGCCCCGCTGGAAGTTGTCGGCAAACGGCGTGCGATACGAGGATGCACCCGGGACTTCATCGGCGTAGACACCACCTGCGATTGCGAATTCCTGCCCGGGCAGACCGGTGAAGAAACGGCCCGGCTGGAAACCGCCGGTCGCAGCGCATCCCGGACCTTCGTTCCACGGTGCACAGCCCGCACGCCCGGCCCAAGGCGCCGAAAGGTTGCCCCAGGTGCTGAAGTTGGTGTTGCGGTTGATACGATCGCGCGCCGCCCAGCGTCCGCCGACCTCGACCTTGCGGAAGAAACCATCGTCGCTGAGGTCGTATTCGAGACTGCCAGCAAGGCTAAACAATTCGCCCTCGTTAGCCTCGCGGCTGTCGAGACCGAACCAGTAATAGTTGTTGAAGCCGCTGGTGAAGTAATCGGTAGGTGCACCGACCGGGGCCAGGAACTGGATATCCGGCGTCTTGCCCCCCAGATCGATGGCGATGTCCGTCCAGGTGCTCAACGCGCCGAACACCGCATCGCGGCGAAGGTTCGAGTTGAGGCTCTGCATCTCGATCTTGCCGCGGAAGCGCTCAGTGAAGTTCATCTTCGCATCGAACGAGATGTCCTGCGTGACCGAATTGACTTCACGCAGGAAGCGCAGCGAATCTGTGGGGATACCACCGCGGCCGAACGGGTTGGCATAGGCATCGCCGACATTCTGCGTGAGAATGCCGCTGACGAAGTTGCCGTTCTCATCGAATTCGAAATTCGTACCCGGACGCGGCCGGTTGGTCGACACACCATCGTCGATCCGGCCAAGCAGCGCAAATTCCTCCGTTGCGAAGCTCGTTTCCGAACGCAGGTATTCCAGCGTCATCACCAGGTCGCCATCAAGCGTTTCGAACTGGCCGATCGCCGAGATCGCCTCGCGATCGCGATCAAGCGTGGTCGAACGCACGTTGGCGAACTGCGGCACAACGACCGAGTTTGCCGGCGGGAAGTTTTCAGGCGTAAAGTTGGGCACATCACCGAACCCGCCTGAGTTGAGGTTGAAAATGCGCGCACAGCCGCCGGAGAGGTCGGCCGGGCGATAGCAATAATCGACCAGCTGCGAGGCATCGGTCCGGCTCTTCAGCTTCGACTTCGAATAGCTGAGCTGCACCCCGAAGGTGCCCTGTCCGGTATCGAAGGTATCAGAGGCAAGGATATTGTAGGTCGGCGACCATTCCTGCCGCAGATCGCCGTAGTTCGCTTCGATCGATCCGGCGACGTGGAAGCCGCGCCTGTCGAGCGGCTTGCGGGTCACGAGGTTAACCAGGCCCGCAATATGGCCTTCGATCTGGTCGGCGGTGATGTTCTTGTAGACTTCGACACGGCCCACAAGTTCGGGCGAAACGTCCTCGAAGCTCAGCGCGCGGCCGCCATTGGCCGAGAAGATGTCGCGCCCGTTCAACTGCGAACTGACAAAGGGCAGGCCACGAATGATGACGCCCGTGCCTTCGACCGAGAAGCGGGTGGGGTCAGACGTCTTTTCGAACCGGCCGATGTTGACGCCGGGGATACGCTGGAGCGTTTCCGCCACCGAACGGTCGGGCAGCGCGCCGATGTCTTCTGCCGAGATCACGTCGACCACGGTATCGGCATTGCGCTTGATGTTCTGGGCGGATTGCAGCGAGGCGCGGTAGCCGGTGACGATGATATCGCCCTCTGCCTCTTCGGCAGCGGCAACCGTCGCTTCTTGCGCGGCGGCGTCAGCATCTTGTGCCCATGCAGGAGCCGCGGTCGCAGCGGAAATCGCCAGCAAGGATGCGGTCCCGAGTGCGAACGGGCGCCGACGCGGCGCAACACTAACGGTGTTCATAAGTTTCATCTCTCCCCATGCCGCGCGACAGATTCGTGCCTGACGCTGCGGGCTGCGGCACATTCTTAGCGCATCTTGAGAGCGTTCTCAAGACTTGTAATCTTGGGTTCATATTGCATTCTGGCAACACTTCGCGGGGTAGTGTATTCCCCGCTGACATAGCCCGCAGAGGCTCGACCGGGATTGGGAAAAACGTGGCAATAGAACGGATTATCATCGTCGGCGGCGGTACGGCCGGGTGGATGGCGGCAGCAGCGCTGTCGCGCATCAAGGCGGGGCGGGCTGTGGAAATCACGCTGATCGAATCCGAAGCCATCGGCACGGTCGGCGTTGGCGAGGCAACGATTCCACCCTTTGTGGGCTTCAACGATCTGCTCGGCATCAAGGAAAGTGAGATGCTGGCCGCGGTCGGCGGCACGTTCAAACTGGGCATCCAGTTCGAAAACTGGGGCAATCTGGGCGAAAGCTACATCCACCCCTTCGGCGCCTATGGCTACACGATGGGCGGGATCAGCTTCCACCATGTCTGGCACCGCATGAACAAGGCCGGGGACAAGCGCCCGATCCAGGTCTTCAACGTGGAAACGATGGCTGCCTATTTCGGCAAGTTTGCCCGGACCGAGGATTACGCGAACGAAGATCTGCCGCCGGTCAATTACGCCTACCACCTCGACGCTGGGCGTTATGCCGCGTTCCTGCGCCGCTTTGCCGAAGAACGCGGCGTGGTGCGGCAGGAAGGCAAGGTCGCCGATGTCGCGCTCGATGGTGAGAGCGGCTTTGTCACCGGAGTGACGCTGGACGATGGCCGCCAGTTTGCAGGCGATCTGTTCATCGATTGCTCGGGCTTCCGGGGCCTGCTGATCGAGCAGGCGCTGAAGACCGGCTATGACGACTGGAGCCAGTATTTGCCCTGCAACCGTGCGGTGGCGCTTCCCTGCCTGCGCGAAGATGGAAGCCCGCCCCCGCCCTTTACCCGCGCCACCGCGCACAGCGCCGGTTGGCAGTGGCAGGTGCCGCTACAACACCGCAACGGCAACGGCCATGTCTATTGCTCCAGCTATATGGAAGACCAGCAGGCGCTCGACATCCTGCTCGGCAATATCGCGGGCAAGCCGCAGGCCGAACCCAATTGGCTGCGCTTTGTCACTGGGCGGCGCAAGAAGTTCTGGAACAAGAATGTGGTCGCCCTTGGGCTGGCGGCGGGCTTCATGGAGCCGCTGGAATCGACCTCGATCCACCTCATCAACACCGGGATCGACAAGCTGATCTCGCTGCTGTCGCTGGACGGGATCACGCAGGTGCAGGAGGACACCTTCAACCGCCTGACGGGCCGCGAATATGCCCGCATCCGCGACTTCCTGATCCTGCACTACAACGCCACACAGCGCACCGATTCCGACTTCTGGAATTACGTCCGCACGATGGACGTGCCGGACACGCTCAAGGAGAAGGTCGAGATCTTCCGCGCCAACGGCCAGATCTTCCGCGAGGAGGATGAACTGTTCACTGAAACCAGCTGGGCGGCGGTGATGATGGGTCAGGGGATCACCATGGGCGGGCACAATGCGATGGCCGATGCGCTCGATCCGGCCAAGACCCGCACCGAGGTGGACGAGATGGAAAGGTCGATCCGCTACCTCGTCCAGCATATGCCGGGGCATGGCGATTATCTGGCGCGCTATTGCCCTGCACCGATCGCAGCGTGACACCCGGCTAGCGAGCGATTCTTGACAAATGCGGGCGGCGCTTGAATGGGGAAGCGTCGCCCCTCTCCCGCTCGACCCGAGGTTTCGCCCCGCCATGACCCCCGATCCGCACGGCTGGACCGCGCTCGTGCTGGCCGGACAGCGCCCGGGCGTTGACCCGGTGGCCGCGCATTTCGGGCTGGAGGCCAAGGCGCTGGTGCCCGTCGCCGGTGAATTGATGCTGGGCCGGGTGCTGATGGCGCTGGCCGACACCCCGCAAATCACGCGGATCATCGTGCTGGCGCAAAACACGCTCAAGCTGCAAGCGCACCCCGATCTGGCCTGGGCGGTGGAAGAGCCGCGGATCACGTTCCAGGTTTCAGGCCCAACGATCAGCGGGTCGGTGCTGGCGGCGGTGAACGATCCAGCAATTGGCCTGCCGGTGCTGGTGACCACCGCCGACAATGTGATG is a window encoding:
- a CDS encoding TonB-dependent receptor; the protein is MNTVSVAPRRRPFALGTASLLAISAATAAPAWAQDADAAAQEATVAAAEEAEGDIIVTGYRASLQSAQNIKRNADTVVDVISAEDIGALPDRSVAETLQRIPGVNIGRFEKTSDPTRFSVEGTGVIIRGLPFVSSQLNGRDIFSANGGRALSFEDVSPELVGRVEVYKNITADQIEGHIAGLVNLVTRKPLDRRGFHVAGSIEANYGDLRQEWSPTYNILASDTFDTGQGTFGVQLSYSKSKLKSRTDASQLVDYCYRPADLSGGCARIFNLNSGGFGDVPNFTPENFPPANSVVVPQFANVRSTTLDRDREAISAIGQFETLDGDLVMTLEYLRSETSFATEEFALLGRIDDGVSTNRPRPGTNFEFDENGNFVSGILTQNVGDAYANPFGRGGIPTDSLRFLREVNSVTQDISFDAKMNFTERFRGKIEMQSLNSNLRRDAVFGALSTWTDIAIDLGGKTPDIQFLAPVGAPTDYFTSGFNNYYWFGLDSREANEGELFSLAGSLEYDLSDDGFFRKVEVGGRWAARDRINRNTNFSTWGNLSAPWAGRAGCAPWNEGPGCAATGGFQPGRFFTGLPGQEFAIAGGVYADEVPGASSYRTPFADNFQRGEASTPIAGGGAFFYGGDDFLGEYLSGVTDQQWDEISTLGQSPERFNLGVNGRTRVLLDGTTVACGPFCPGEVSDVTEITSAAYARVDFGTDFDGGASLAGNIGLRYVRTNVSNNSLLAFPDPARFDATSVGGNGDGTVQVAEIAAACRGAGPGVPQQVFCQLTGSRLAEFAALHTGELIRDNRDINFDHFLPSFNVRYDNGGGIVVRAAVSKGISRPDLNLFNAGGVLGFSGRVTEGPLLSVSTGNRNLRPTESWNYDLSAEWYFGKVGQLSAAFFVKDIKGIVTNGTGLVNYDPPSGNSEEVIINGPANDLSGVLKGVELAYQQTYDFLPGLLSGLGTAVTYTYIDGSDFPNPNISGIGSPSVNSSGQPLNNGPFSGQLPLAGISKHTLNATLFYEKGPLSMRAAYNWRSAFLVTQRDDLFPFAPIFQEAGGQLDGTILYSLTDNIKLGVQGVNLLDETTQLSTVIDYDGTRPISAVFRNDRRYTFIARFAF
- a CDS encoding tryptophan halogenase family protein encodes the protein MAIERIIIVGGGTAGWMAAAALSRIKAGRAVEITLIESEAIGTVGVGEATIPPFVGFNDLLGIKESEMLAAVGGTFKLGIQFENWGNLGESYIHPFGAYGYTMGGISFHHVWHRMNKAGDKRPIQVFNVETMAAYFGKFARTEDYANEDLPPVNYAYHLDAGRYAAFLRRFAEERGVVRQEGKVADVALDGESGFVTGVTLDDGRQFAGDLFIDCSGFRGLLIEQALKTGYDDWSQYLPCNRAVALPCLREDGSPPPPFTRATAHSAGWQWQVPLQHRNGNGHVYCSSYMEDQQALDILLGNIAGKPQAEPNWLRFVTGRRKKFWNKNVVALGLAAGFMEPLESTSIHLINTGIDKLISLLSLDGITQVQEDTFNRLTGREYARIRDFLILHYNATQRTDSDFWNYVRTMDVPDTLKEKVEIFRANGQIFREEDELFTETSWAAVMMGQGITMGGHNAMADALDPAKTRTEVDEMERSIRYLVQHMPGHGDYLARYCPAPIAA